The Gordonia iterans DNA window GACTCGACCGCCGCCGAACTGCGAGACCGGTCGGTCAGAAGCCGAGGCGGCCCAACTGCTTCGGGTCGCGCTGCCAGTCCTTGGCCACCTTGACCCGGAGGTCCAGGTACACCTTGCAGCCGAGCAGCCGCTCGATCTGGCCGCGAGCGGCGGTGCCGACCTCCTTCAGCCGGGCACCCTTCTTGCCGATGATGATCCCCTTCTGGCTGTCGCGTTCGACGAACAGATGTGCATACACGTCGACCATCGGCGGATCGGTGCCCTCGCGCGGAATCACCTCTTCGATGGTCACGGCGAGCGAGTGCGGCAGCTCGTCGCGCACACCCTCCAGCGCGGCCTCACGGATGAACTCGGCCATGAGGACCTGCTCGGGCTCGTCGGTCAGCTCACCGTCGGGATAGAACGCGGGCCCCGGCTCGCAGAGCGACACCAGCAGGTCGCTGAGCACGTCGAGCTGCTTGCCGCTCTTGGCCGACACCGGGATCACCTCGGCGTCGTCGCCCAGCAGCTGCGAGAGCTTGATCAACTGATCGCCCACCTTGTCCGGGGTCACCTTGTCGAGCTTGGTGACGATGCCGACCACCGCGGCGCCGGGAGCGGAGCG harbors:
- the era gene encoding GTPase Era, which codes for MTEFRSGFICFVGRPNTGKSTLTNALVGDKIAITSNRPQTTRHAIRGIVNLPDAQLVLVDTPGLHRPRTLLGKRLNDLVLDTLSEVDIICLCIPADEPIGPGDKWIIEQIKPLARRARGDRSARSAPGAAVVGIVTKLDKVTPDKVGDQLIKLSQLLGDDAEVIPVSAKSGKQLDVLSDLLVSLCEPGPAFYPDGELTDEPEQVLMAEFIREAALEGVRDELPHSLAVTIEEVIPREGTDPPMVDVYAHLFVERDSQKGIIIGKKGARLKEVGTAARGQIERLLGCKVYLDLRVKVAKDWQRDPKQLGRLGF